A genome region from Nitrospira sp. includes the following:
- a CDS encoding DUF3365 domain-containing protein, producing the protein MSIKKGLAGVGVALALFGMWGTVSAEAPSAGSVPLEAVVDYLHSVLEADRTFYTVHVVERMQRRGVIEASEKWREISALPLPVQFFQEASSLATLTGSSVRYRLISLNPISKQNGPRSDFERKALEAVMAHPDQPYKGPVTEGGARYFQAVYADLAVSSVCVSCHNADARSPKRDYKLRDVLGAVLISIPMPE; encoded by the coding sequence ATGTCGATCAAGAAGGGGCTCGCCGGAGTGGGGGTTGCGCTGGCTTTGTTCGGAATGTGGGGGACCGTGTCGGCCGAGGCGCCATCGGCGGGCAGCGTCCCGCTGGAAGCTGTGGTGGACTATCTCCATTCGGTGCTGGAGGCAGACCGGACGTTTTATACCGTCCACGTCGTAGAGCGGATGCAGCGGAGAGGTGTGATCGAAGCGTCGGAGAAATGGCGTGAAATCAGTGCCCTTCCGCTTCCGGTCCAATTCTTTCAAGAAGCATCGAGCCTGGCCACGTTGACGGGAAGTTCCGTACGATATCGATTGATCAGTCTGAATCCGATCAGCAAACAAAACGGGCCTCGCAGCGACTTCGAGCGCAAGGCGCTGGAGGCGGTCATGGCACATCCCGACCAGCCGTATAAGGGCCCGGTCACGGAGGGAGGTGCGCGATACTTCCAGGCCGTGTATGCGGATTTGGCGGTCTCGTCTGTCTGCGTGAGTTGTCACAACGCCGATGCCCGTAGCCCGAAGCGGGATTATAAACTTCGGGATGTGCTCGGCGCGGTGCTGATCTCGATTCCGATGCCGGAGTGA
- a CDS encoding cytochrome c — translation MQTIVKVSLTMLIVLGGIPISLAASEKGNPQAGQKLYLESCQNCHGPTGKGDSDMAAYLTPPPANLTAKAAQAKTDVQLRKIILEGRPGTAMVGYAGAFEEAQLADLIAYIRSLQS, via the coding sequence ATGCAAACAATAGTGAAGGTGAGCCTCACGATGCTGATCGTGCTGGGGGGGATTCCAATCAGCCTGGCCGCATCCGAAAAGGGGAATCCTCAGGCAGGTCAGAAGTTATATCTCGAGAGTTGTCAGAACTGCCACGGACCGACGGGCAAGGGCGACAGCGACATGGCGGCGTATCTGACTCCCCCGCCCGCCAATCTCACTGCCAAGGCGGCTCAAGCGAAGACCGATGTACAACTGCGCAAGATTATCCTGGAGGGGCGGCCCGGTACGGCCATGGTCGGGTATGCGGGTGCGTTCGAAGAGGCTCAGCTGGCCGACTTGATCGCGTATATCCGCTCCCTTCAATCGTGA
- a CDS encoding cytochrome b N-terminal domain-containing protein, translated as MFLALYYAPTPDHAYDSIRFIETEITFGWFVRGLHHWGASTMVVAIGLHMLQTFLYGAYKTPREVMWMVGVVLFLVVMTFAFTGYLLPWDQTAYWATQIGINMAGTVPLIGDFVSRVLRGGEILGALTLSRFFAIHVLFLPAILIGGIALHLFVLRRVGPAGPWTDDRASLGSKTFAPRQVYMDAVVIAAVFLIVAALAFSIPLPLTDKANPSDTSFVPVPEWYFLFYYELLKYVHGPLEPLATWVLPLCVILIMLCWPFIDRNSVRNPIRRPVALGSGLLFLLVVFGLLGISMKNLYAVPRTDPAVVQGRAIYAQLGCVGCHRIHGEGGAVAPDLSTIGDTRPDRAWHLKHFRDPQSVSPGSFMPKFPLTDQQLNDLTSYMLSLKRAT; from the coding sequence ATGTTCCTCGCGCTGTATTACGCGCCGACGCCCGACCACGCCTACGACAGCATCAGATTCATTGAAACCGAGATCACGTTTGGCTGGTTTGTGCGAGGACTTCACCATTGGGGCGCGTCGACGATGGTAGTGGCGATCGGGCTCCACATGCTTCAGACGTTTCTCTACGGCGCCTATAAAACGCCACGCGAAGTGATGTGGATGGTCGGGGTGGTGCTGTTCCTCGTCGTCATGACCTTTGCGTTTACCGGCTACTTATTGCCGTGGGATCAAACCGCCTATTGGGCGACGCAGATCGGCATCAATATGGCGGGTACCGTTCCGCTCATCGGCGATTTTGTGTCGCGTGTCCTGCGCGGGGGTGAAATCCTGGGCGCGTTGACGCTCTCACGGTTCTTCGCGATTCACGTGTTATTCCTTCCGGCGATTCTGATCGGCGGGATCGCCCTGCATCTGTTCGTGCTGCGGCGAGTCGGGCCGGCCGGACCGTGGACAGACGATCGGGCGTCGCTCGGCAGTAAGACCTTCGCGCCGCGCCAGGTCTACATGGATGCAGTTGTGATTGCTGCGGTGTTTCTTATCGTCGCCGCGCTGGCGTTCAGCATTCCCTTGCCTCTGACGGATAAAGCCAATCCGTCCGATACGAGCTTCGTGCCGGTACCAGAATGGTATTTCCTCTTCTATTATGAACTCCTGAAATACGTGCATGGACCGCTGGAGCCGCTTGCGACCTGGGTCCTGCCTCTCTGCGTAATCCTGATCATGTTGTGTTGGCCGTTCATCGATCGCAATTCCGTGCGCAATCCCATTCGGCGACCGGTTGCTCTGGGTAGCGGACTGTTATTTCTGCTGGTCGTGTTCGGTCTCCTGGGTATCTCGATGAAGAACCTCTATGCCGTGCCGAGGACCGATCCCGCCGTCGTACAAGGTCGAGCGATCTATGCTCAGTTGGGTTGTGTCGGCTGTCATCGCATTCATGGAGAAGGGGGTGCCGTCGCTCCGGACCTGTCCACGATCGGGGACACGAGACCGGACCGAGCCTGGCATCTGAAGCATTTTCGCGATCCGCAGTCCGTGTCGCCGGGATCGTTCATGCCGAAGTTCCCGCTCACGGATCAACAGCTCAATGACCTGACCAGTTACATGTTGAGTTTGAAGCGCGCCACGTAA
- a CDS encoding CBS domain-containing protein encodes MTTIARPGVPVGGFKAVGQIVGTNTMRVRRNQNALGVAVDLLTTHTPGAPVVDDAGQYVGFISEFDLLKALQSGKDLNQLTVEAVMVTNRITVTAETSIDDAVQLMEDKRLLNLPVEKDGIIQYTLTRHDLLRAWVGLGLDIENPAS; translated from the coding sequence ATGACGACGATAGCAAGACCAGGTGTTCCTGTGGGTGGTTTTAAGGCGGTTGGGCAGATCGTAGGGACCAACACGATGCGGGTTCGTCGAAACCAAAATGCGCTGGGGGTTGCTGTGGATCTGTTGACGACCCACACGCCAGGTGCGCCTGTGGTCGACGATGCCGGTCAGTATGTCGGGTTTATCAGTGAGTTCGATTTATTGAAAGCGCTCCAGTCGGGCAAGGACTTAAATCAGCTGACGGTGGAAGCGGTCATGGTCACGAATCGAATCACGGTCACGGCCGAGACATCGATCGATGACGCCGTGCAGCTCATGGAAGACAAGCGGTTGCTCAATCTTCCCGTCGAGAAGGATGGGATTATTCAATATACCTTGACGCGCCATGATTTGCTTCGGGCCTGGGTCGGGTTAGGGCTGGATATCGAGAACCCGGCGTCCTAA
- a CDS encoding DUF2892 domain-containing protein has protein sequence MSCNVGGIERPVRIVLGVLLIGIGAFAGLPPVGTGIALTMGTIALVTGALGFCPVWTLLGINTCSMERSGKKS, from the coding sequence ATGTCATGCAATGTAGGCGGGATTGAACGACCGGTCCGGATTGTGCTCGGAGTGTTGTTGATCGGCATCGGCGCCTTTGCAGGCCTTCCGCCGGTCGGTACGGGAATTGCGCTGACGATGGGAACGATTGCGCTGGTCACAGGCGCATTGGGCTTCTGTCCGGTATGGACGCTGTTGGGGATCAATACCTGTTCGATGGAGAGGTCGGGAAAGAAATCCTAA
- a CDS encoding cytochrome c, with protein MMNARLAGPVLLSMFLVAAVGSGSFAAGGNAAKGKVLYTNLCIRCHGVEGKGDAHMKFSPPVADLSAPATQEKLDAALMKAIHDGRKDTAMGAWKFVLSDEEIRDVTAYVRVLGSSAIRTLP; from the coding sequence ATGATGAACGCCAGACTCGCTGGTCCGGTTCTCCTGTCGATGTTCCTCGTGGCGGCGGTCGGCAGTGGTTCGTTTGCCGCCGGGGGGAATGCGGCGAAAGGGAAGGTGCTCTACACCAATCTATGTATCCGCTGCCACGGGGTCGAGGGAAAGGGCGACGCGCATATGAAATTCAGCCCGCCGGTCGCCGATCTCAGTGCTCCTGCGACACAGGAGAAGTTGGATGCCGCCCTCATGAAGGCTATTCACGACGGACGGAAAGACACCGCCATGGGGGCCTGGAAGTTTGTTCTTTCCGACGAAGAGATTCGTGACGTCACGGCCTACGTACGGGTGCTTGGGAGTAGCGCGATCCGCACGCTCCCGTAA
- a CDS encoding YbaK/EbsC family protein, with product MAISEVLKAYLDHEHVHYDVLPHPEAFRAALVAQTLRTPMKEIAKVVVVKADTRFVMTVLPASWNVNLPRLRDLLMSQHVRLATEDEIKNLFPDCELGAMPPFGNLYGLHVYVDQSLTEDEEITFQAGTHSDAIRMRYWDFAALVFPVVTEFHQMSSEVA from the coding sequence ATGGCCATCTCAGAGGTTCTCAAAGCGTATCTCGATCACGAACATGTTCACTATGATGTGTTGCCTCACCCGGAAGCGTTTCGCGCCGCGCTCGTCGCACAGACACTTCGTACCCCGATGAAGGAAATCGCCAAAGTGGTGGTGGTCAAGGCGGATACCCGTTTCGTGATGACAGTCCTGCCGGCCAGTTGGAACGTGAATCTCCCCCGACTCCGCGATCTCTTGATGTCCCAGCATGTACGGCTCGCGACCGAGGATGAGATCAAAAACCTATTCCCCGATTGCGAGTTGGGTGCGATGCCTCCCTTCGGAAATCTGTATGGGCTTCATGTCTATGTGGATCAATCACTGACGGAGGACGAGGAAATCACCTTTCAGGCCGGCACCCATTCCGACGCCATTCGCATGCGCTATTGGGACTTCGCGGCCCTCGTGTTCCCGGTGGTGACGGAATTTCACCAGATGTCCTCAGAGGTCGCGTGA
- a CDS encoding OsmC family protein yields MEVRSKVYTYRTAVKWTGQKKGTITCEGKPDIQVATPPEFKGHDGIWSPEDLYVAAANICLMTTFLAVAERAGLAFTSYQCEAEGRLELVDGKFQVTVITLRPHIALQSGSDAAKAKELIEKAEANCLISNSMKTRVSLEATIN; encoded by the coding sequence ATGGAAGTTCGCAGCAAGGTCTATACGTATCGAACGGCGGTGAAGTGGACAGGACAGAAAAAGGGCACGATCACGTGTGAGGGAAAGCCGGATATCCAGGTCGCGACCCCTCCGGAGTTCAAGGGGCATGACGGCATCTGGTCGCCGGAAGACTTGTATGTGGCGGCGGCCAATATTTGCCTGATGACCACATTTCTGGCCGTCGCCGAACGGGCCGGGTTGGCGTTCACGTCCTATCAGTGCGAGGCGGAGGGGCGTCTGGAACTCGTGGACGGAAAGTTTCAGGTCACGGTGATTACGTTACGCCCACACATCGCGCTGCAGTCAGGGAGCGATGCCGCAAAAGCGAAGGAGCTCATTGAAAAGGCGGAAGCCAACTGCCTGATCTCCAACTCGATGAAAACGCGTGTGAGTTTGGAAGCGACCATCAATTAG
- the rnk gene encoding nucleoside diphosphate kinase regulator, with protein sequence MKQRDIYITEFDVTRLRDVLKARLRVGARDRDHLDTLEHELDRAHVVDPSAIPKDVVTMNSQVRIQDVDTGTETVYTLVFPSDASIPEKKLSILAPIGTALLGVRAGETVDWPVPAGVRTVRISEILYQPEAAGDYHL encoded by the coding sequence ATGAAACAGCGCGATATCTATATTACGGAATTCGATGTGACTCGTCTCAGAGATGTCCTGAAGGCTCGCCTCCGTGTTGGGGCGCGAGACCGGGATCACTTGGATACGTTAGAACATGAGCTCGATCGTGCCCATGTCGTCGATCCATCCGCCATTCCCAAGGATGTGGTGACGATGAACTCACAAGTCCGGATACAAGACGTCGATACAGGTACGGAGACTGTCTATACGTTGGTGTTTCCTTCCGATGCCAGCATCCCGGAGAAGAAGCTCTCCATCCTTGCGCCGATCGGGACGGCCCTGTTGGGGGTGCGGGCGGGCGAGACAGTGGATTGGCCCGTGCCGGCCGGGGTGCGAACTGTGCGTATCAGTGAGATCCTGTACCAACCCGAAGCCGCAGGCGATTACCATCTCTAG
- a CDS encoding universal stress protein, with translation MTTPLVTRILFATDFSDDAGWAQEYARYLATMWNATLDVIHVIEGPHWSSAEAEMFAATAQARAQAARQLDQVRDDLARDGVAAKARLVLGNPTEHICLAAKDTGVELLVLGLQGQTNLLHGLIGSTTEWLVKEGPCPVFAVPGQREGTGGTSSASGRLIRHILAPLDFSSPSLDAVEYAIHLAKGLGAALTLMHVLEPVGYDLDCGLGLIEEETRKRDYWNRQLMDLRDVITSFGLPTDLEISGGLPSDAILACALRRHSDLIVMGTHGRREVSEAQFGSVAQAVLRRATCPIVTVKTHTFAEGHRRVLPSAMRETDSKGVEL, from the coding sequence ATGACTACTCCGCTGGTGACACGGATTCTCTTTGCGACCGACTTTTCGGATGACGCGGGATGGGCGCAGGAGTATGCGAGGTATCTCGCGACGATGTGGAATGCCACGCTGGATGTCATCCATGTGATCGAGGGGCCTCACTGGTCGAGTGCAGAGGCGGAGATGTTCGCTGCGACTGCGCAGGCGAGAGCACAGGCTGCGCGGCAGCTGGACCAGGTACGTGATGACTTGGCGCGAGATGGTGTGGCTGCGAAGGCTCGATTGGTGCTAGGGAATCCGACCGAGCATATTTGTCTCGCCGCCAAGGATACGGGGGTGGAGCTGCTCGTTCTTGGGCTTCAGGGACAAACCAACTTGCTGCACGGGCTCATCGGCAGTACGACGGAATGGCTTGTGAAGGAAGGGCCATGTCCGGTGTTTGCTGTACCGGGGCAGCGTGAAGGAACAGGTGGGACATCATCGGCAAGCGGACGATTGATCCGGCATATCCTCGCCCCACTGGATTTTTCGAGCCCTTCGTTGGATGCTGTCGAATATGCCATTCATCTGGCCAAGGGGCTTGGTGCCGCGTTGACGTTGATGCATGTGTTGGAGCCGGTGGGCTACGACTTGGATTGCGGACTTGGCTTGATTGAAGAGGAAACGCGCAAGCGTGACTATTGGAACAGGCAACTGATGGACCTCAGAGACGTCATCACATCGTTTGGGCTGCCGACGGACCTTGAAATTTCAGGCGGCCTGCCGTCCGATGCGATTCTGGCCTGCGCGTTGCGGCGTCACTCGGATCTCATCGTCATGGGGACGCATGGTCGCCGCGAGGTGTCCGAAGCGCAGTTTGGAAGCGTGGCGCAGGCGGTGTTGCGCCGGGCGACCTGTCCGATTGTGACGGTGAAAACGCACACATTCGCAGAGGGACACCGTCGGGTGTTGCCGTCAGCGATGAGAGAGACCGACAGTAAGGGAGTAGAACTATGA